Proteins from a genomic interval of Chroococcidiopsis thermalis PCC 7203:
- a CDS encoding KH domain-containing protein — MSLNSSIPQPANQPTHKGDRTISSDRQPDYAKLAQFLIQPFLESPNSLSVDCEFFPSTAKVWLRVAFEGEDKGRVFGRGGRNIQNIRTVIAAAAAMSGHSVYLDIYGSQAFNGATSGEETGRSSDRSSAPKLREQRGESPKPVQKPRSH; from the coding sequence ATGTCTTTGAACAGCTCAATACCGCAGCCAGCCAATCAACCAACTCATAAGGGCGATCGCACTATAAGTTCAGATCGACAACCAGATTACGCTAAACTAGCGCAATTTTTGATTCAGCCGTTTTTGGAGTCTCCCAACTCGCTAAGCGTGGATTGTGAGTTCTTCCCTAGTACGGCAAAGGTTTGGCTTAGAGTCGCCTTTGAAGGTGAAGACAAGGGGCGAGTTTTTGGTCGCGGCGGACGCAATATTCAAAATATTCGCACGGTTATTGCTGCTGCTGCTGCTATGTCAGGGCATTCAGTATATCTGGATATTTACGGTAGCCAAGCTTTTAATGGTGCGACGAGTGGGGAAGAAACCGGACGTTCATCAGATCGTTCATCTGCGCCAAAATTGAGGGAACAGCGAGGTGAGAGTCCCAAACCCGTGCAAAAACCTCGTTCTCATTAG
- the ffh gene encoding signal recognition particle protein, translating into MFDALADRLESAWKKLRGQDKISHANIQEALREVRRALLEADVNLQVVKDFIADVETKAQGAEVLSGVRPDQQFIKVVYDELVEVMGETNVPLAQADAAPTIVLMAGLQGTGKTTATAKLALHLRKQDLSCLMVATDVYRPAAIDQLVTLGKQIDVPVFEMGSNADPVEIAREGVEQAKAQGVDTVIIDTAGRLQIDQDMMAELIRVKEAVQPHETLLVVDAMTGQEAANLTRTFHEQVGITGAILTKLDGDSRGGAALSVRRISGQPIKFVGVGEKVEALQPFYPDRMASRILGMGDVLTLVEKAQEEFDLADAEKMQEKILSAKFDFTDFLKQMRLLKNMGSLGGIMKLIPGMNKMSDDQLKQGETQLKRCEAMINSMTKQERKDPDLLSSSPSRRRRIARGSGYKESDVSKLVSDFQRMRAMMQQMGQGGGFPGMPNLFGGGGGMGDPYAAGSRPTPPGWRGYAGGAPAKKKKKEKKKKGFGTL; encoded by the coding sequence ATGTTTGATGCACTTGCCGATCGCCTAGAATCTGCCTGGAAAAAGCTGCGGGGACAAGATAAGATTTCCCATGCCAATATTCAAGAGGCATTGCGGGAGGTACGCCGCGCCTTATTGGAGGCGGATGTCAATTTGCAGGTAGTCAAAGATTTTATTGCTGACGTGGAAACTAAGGCACAAGGAGCCGAGGTACTTTCTGGGGTTAGACCCGACCAGCAATTCATCAAAGTTGTTTATGACGAACTGGTAGAAGTGATGGGGGAAACCAACGTTCCCCTCGCACAGGCAGACGCAGCCCCTACCATTGTTTTGATGGCAGGTTTACAGGGGACGGGAAAAACCACCGCTACGGCTAAATTAGCATTACATCTACGCAAGCAAGACCTCAGTTGCTTGATGGTAGCGACAGACGTATATCGTCCCGCCGCGATCGATCAGTTGGTGACTCTGGGTAAGCAAATTGACGTACCCGTGTTTGAAATGGGTAGCAATGCCGACCCCGTAGAGATTGCGCGAGAAGGTGTCGAACAAGCCAAAGCACAAGGGGTAGATACAGTTATTATCGATACCGCTGGTCGCCTGCAAATTGACCAAGACATGATGGCGGAGTTGATTCGTGTTAAAGAAGCCGTGCAACCCCACGAAACGCTGTTGGTAGTGGATGCGATGACGGGTCAAGAAGCAGCCAATCTCACCCGCACTTTCCACGAACAAGTCGGTATTACTGGGGCAATTCTCACCAAGCTGGACGGTGACAGCCGAGGTGGAGCAGCGCTTTCAGTTCGACGAATCTCGGGACAGCCGATTAAGTTCGTCGGTGTCGGGGAAAAAGTAGAAGCACTACAACCCTTTTACCCCGATCGCATGGCATCGCGCATTTTAGGTATGGGCGACGTGCTGACGCTCGTAGAAAAAGCCCAAGAAGAATTTGATCTTGCCGATGCTGAGAAAATGCAAGAGAAAATTCTCTCGGCAAAATTTGACTTCACCGACTTTCTGAAGCAGATGCGGCTGCTGAAGAACATGGGTTCTTTGGGTGGCATCATGAAGCTAATTCCTGGCATGAATAAGATGTCGGACGACCAGCTGAAGCAGGGTGAAACCCAGCTCAAACGCTGCGAAGCGATGATCAATTCCATGACCAAGCAGGAACGTAAAGACCCCGATCTATTATCTAGTTCCCCCAGCCGTCGCCGCCGGATTGCCAGAGGTTCTGGTTATAAAGAAAGCGACGTGAGCAAACTGGTGAGCGACTTCCAGAGAATGCGAGCCATGATGCAGCAGATGGGTCAAGGCGGCGGCTTCCCAGGTATGCCCAATCTATTCGGTGGTGGCGGCGGTATGGGCGATCCCTATGCTGCTGGTAGTCGTCCTACTCCCCCTGGTTGGCGGGGCTACGCTGGCGGCGCACCCGCTAAGAAAAAGAAGAAAGAGAAGAAGAAAAAGGGGTTTGGGACTTTGTGA
- a CDS encoding sensor histidine kinase has protein sequence MWTLPTIREIITKSRADEIGYYTPELETEVIRHTRAASKRLKVVKEWSGAIAALEQLLLDSLGSPSNSLGFKGDRGIVLAGPAPILSQKELLANFQTGVFTAEWLKLSGGRPFQLPPAATKSDVAKSQAKSDPLPVAVEIDPPGSTTIPLLPGDPLAKEQFCLVLTDSFSLVMVAGVDGNNDPVFMFAFEPEIVAQAWQTLRARVALTSPRYLLLQLDAIAHKYAPVAPDYRIVAQFSRLLLKYLPEPEEGQGDNAKVKSQKSKVKNNDNLLDFQLPTPDSRLPTPHSRPDLELLQAFAHEVRTPLTTIRTLIRLLLKRRDLSSDVQKRLEAIEHECREQIDRMELMFQAAELETSASDSNNNNYLIATSLEQLLQQSIPRWQHSAKRRNMTLDVIVPQQMPTVISHPSMLDRVLTGLIENFTRSLPAGSQIQVQVIPAGDQLKLQLFSQLPGEDDEATQSFSVTSIGKSLGQLLTFQPETGCISLNLNATKHLFQSIGGKLIVRQKPQQGEVLTVFLPLFGSGES, from the coding sequence ATGTGGACTTTACCAACTATAAGGGAAATTATTACCAAGAGCAGAGCGGATGAGATTGGCTACTACACTCCAGAGTTGGAAACAGAAGTCATTCGCCATACCAGGGCTGCATCTAAACGGCTCAAAGTCGTGAAAGAGTGGAGTGGGGCGATCGCCGCACTCGAACAGCTATTGTTAGATAGTCTTGGTTCCCCGTCAAACTCTTTAGGATTTAAAGGCGATCGAGGCATCGTTTTAGCTGGTCCAGCACCAATTTTGAGTCAAAAAGAGTTGCTGGCTAACTTTCAAACTGGAGTGTTTACCGCAGAGTGGCTGAAGTTATCTGGAGGAAGACCGTTTCAACTCCCGCCAGCTGCAACCAAGTCTGATGTAGCCAAGTCTCAAGCAAAATCCGATCCTTTACCTGTAGCAGTAGAAATCGATCCCCCTGGCAGTACGACTATACCCTTGCTACCGGGAGATCCGCTAGCAAAGGAACAGTTTTGCTTAGTTTTGACAGATAGTTTTAGCTTGGTGATGGTTGCTGGGGTAGATGGCAATAACGACCCAGTATTTATGTTTGCATTTGAACCGGAGATAGTTGCGCAGGCATGGCAGACGCTGCGGGCGCGAGTGGCTCTCACTAGCCCCCGATATCTACTATTGCAACTCGATGCGATCGCCCATAAATATGCTCCCGTTGCCCCAGATTACCGGATCGTGGCTCAATTTAGCCGCCTGTTACTAAAGTATTTGCCAGAACCAGAGGAAGGACAAGGGGACAATGCAAAAGTCAAAAGTCAAAAATCAAAAGTCAAGAACAACGATAATCTTCTTGACTTTCAACTCCCGACTCCCGACTCCCGACTCCCAACTCCCCATTCCCGTCCCGATTTAGAACTCCTGCAAGCATTTGCTCACGAAGTTCGCACGCCTTTGACGACAATTCGCACGCTGATTCGCCTGTTATTGAAGCGACGAGACTTGTCTAGCGATGTGCAAAAACGCTTAGAGGCGATCGAACACGAATGTCGAGAACAAATCGATCGCATGGAGTTGATGTTTCAAGCGGCGGAACTAGAAACATCTGCTTCAGATAGCAACAATAATAATTATTTGATTGCCACATCTTTAGAACAGTTGTTGCAGCAAAGTATTCCCCGCTGGCAACACAGTGCGAAACGCCGCAACATGACTTTAGATGTGATTGTGCCGCAGCAAATGCCAACGGTGATCAGCCATCCTAGTATGCTCGATCGGGTACTGACAGGATTAATCGAGAATTTTACTCGCAGCCTACCCGCTGGTAGTCAAATTCAGGTGCAAGTCATTCCTGCTGGCGATCAACTCAAGCTACAGTTGTTTTCGCAACTTCCAGGAGAAGACGACGAAGCGACACAAAGTTTTTCTGTCACGTCGATTGGCAAATCTCTCGGTCAGTTACTCACTTTTCAACCCGAAACAGGCTGTATTAGTCTCAATCTCAATGCTACTAAGCACCTATTTCAATCGATTGGTGGCAAATTGATCGTGCGTCAGAAACCACAACAAGGAGAAGTATTGACAGTGTTTCTCCCCCTATTTGGGAGTGGGGAGTCGTAG
- the rpsP gene encoding 30S ribosomal protein S16, which produces MIKLRLKRYGKKREASYRIVAIKSSARREGRALEELGFYNPRTDETKLDVPGIVRRLQQGAQPTDTVRHILQKANVFEQLNTAASQSTNS; this is translated from the coding sequence ATGATCAAACTGCGATTGAAGCGATACGGTAAAAAGCGGGAAGCAAGTTACCGCATTGTGGCGATAAAAAGCAGCGCTCGGCGCGAAGGTCGTGCTTTGGAAGAGCTGGGATTCTACAACCCCAGAACTGACGAAACTAAGCTAGATGTGCCAGGAATCGTAAGGCGGCTCCAACAAGGTGCTCAACCTACTGATACCGTGCGTCACATTTTACAAAAAGCTAATGTCTTTGAACAGCTCAATACCGCAGCCAGCCAATCAACCAACTCATAA
- a CDS encoding alpha-amylase family glycosyl hydrolase, protein METLPTVKATPAQHELTDPKVEIDTLITAPQQETEIDLEFLYTRDIEFRQETIYFVVVDRFYDGDPNNSEGPNPELYDPNAQEWGKYWGGDLQGIIDKLDYLKGMGVTAIWLTPLFEQIEDLFIESAAIHGYWTKDFKRLNPRFIGQDEDPSLNKTQETRNTTFDRLIDELHKRKMKLILDIVCNHSSPDISGVKGELYDDGVKIADFNDDKDHWYHHYGEVSNWEDEWQVQNCELSGLATFNENNNDYRNYIKLAIKQWLDRGVDALRVDTVKHMPIWFWQEFIADIQAHRPDVFVFGEWIFSHPLDDLSVEFANCSGMSMLDFGLCVAIRGALAQGAEGGFQLIQDVFDLDYRYNGATELVTFIDNHDMPRFQSLNADPEMLRVAIALIMTSRGIPCIYYGTEQYLHDDTNGGNDPYNRPMMTSWDNDTEIYRYIRLLSGLRRLNPAVSVGSHQQRYITPDVYCYVRRYGECTCFVAMTRGETVTIDTVMTDLPDGEHTCVLTRRKFTVENGEIRNLELGRRDVIVLSHIGERAKAKTLVRVQLNGVNTQLGERIVVMGDCPELGNWDIGKAYPLEYINANTWFAEIPFEESAGKLITYKYAMLREGRSPLRENIVARRWVVASEGTVKWRDLWASGRES, encoded by the coding sequence ATGGAAACACTTCCCACGGTTAAAGCGACTCCTGCTCAACACGAACTGACCGATCCAAAAGTAGAAATAGATACTTTAATTACAGCACCCCAACAAGAAACAGAGATCGATCTAGAGTTTCTTTACACCAGAGATATCGAATTTCGTCAAGAAACAATTTACTTTGTGGTAGTCGATCGCTTTTATGATGGCGATCCAAACAATAGCGAAGGTCCTAACCCAGAACTATACGATCCCAATGCTCAAGAATGGGGGAAGTATTGGGGTGGTGACTTACAAGGAATTATCGATAAACTCGATTATCTTAAAGGCATGGGAGTGACAGCAATTTGGCTGACTCCTTTATTCGAGCAAATTGAAGATTTATTTATCGAAAGTGCGGCAATTCACGGCTACTGGACGAAAGACTTCAAACGCTTGAACCCGCGATTTATCGGTCAAGATGAAGATCCATCCCTGAACAAAACTCAAGAAACTAGAAATACCACCTTCGATCGCTTGATTGACGAACTACACAAGCGAAAGATGAAGTTAATTCTCGATATTGTCTGCAACCATAGTAGCCCTGACATTAGCGGAGTCAAGGGAGAATTGTATGACGATGGCGTAAAAATTGCCGACTTTAACGATGATAAAGATCATTGGTATCATCATTACGGTGAAGTATCCAATTGGGAAGATGAATGGCAAGTACAGAACTGCGAACTTTCCGGTTTAGCCACATTTAACGAGAACAACAACGACTATCGTAATTACATCAAATTGGCAATTAAGCAGTGGCTAGATCGAGGCGTGGATGCTTTGCGGGTAGATACAGTCAAGCATATGCCAATTTGGTTTTGGCAAGAGTTTATCGCCGATATTCAAGCCCATAGACCAGATGTGTTTGTCTTTGGTGAATGGATTTTCAGCCATCCACTCGACGATCTCTCGGTAGAATTTGCTAACTGTTCGGGTATGTCCATGCTCGATTTTGGTCTATGCGTAGCAATTCGAGGCGCTTTGGCACAAGGCGCTGAGGGTGGATTTCAACTAATCCAAGATGTTTTCGATCTCGATTACCGCTATAACGGGGCAACAGAGTTAGTCACGTTTATCGATAACCATGATATGCCGCGTTTTCAGTCGCTTAATGCCGACCCGGAAATGCTACGAGTGGCGATCGCCCTAATCATGACATCTCGTGGTATCCCTTGCATCTACTACGGTACGGAACAGTATCTTCACGACGATACAAATGGCGGAAACGATCCCTACAACCGACCGATGATGACGAGTTGGGACAACGACACTGAAATCTATCGTTATATTCGCTTGCTTTCTGGCTTGCGGCGACTCAACCCAGCCGTATCAGTTGGCAGCCATCAGCAGCGATATATTACCCCAGATGTCTACTGCTATGTCAGAAGATATGGTGAGTGTACCTGCTTTGTTGCCATGACTCGGGGTGAAACCGTCACGATTGATACAGTCATGACAGACTTACCAGATGGCGAGCATACTTGCGTGTTAACGCGGCGCAAATTTACAGTGGAGAACGGCGAGATCCGCAATTTAGAACTGGGACGAAGAGATGTCATCGTTCTCAGTCATATTGGGGAAAGGGCAAAAGCTAAAACTTTAGTTAGAGTGCAATTAAATGGGGTCAACACTCAACTCGGTGAAAGAATTGTGGTGATGGGCGATTGTCCAGAACTAGGAAACTGGGATATTGGCAAAGCTTACCCCCTAGAGTACATTAATGCCAATACTTGGTTTGCGGAAATTCCCTTCGAGGAGAGTGCTGGTAAGTTAATTACTTACAAATATGCCATGTTGCGGGAAGGGCGATCGCCATTACGAGAAAATATCGTGGCTCGACGTTGGGTTGTTGCTAGCGAAGGGACGGTTAAGTGGCGAGATCTCTGGGCATCTGGGAGAGAATCGTAG
- a CDS encoding TonB-dependent siderophore receptor: MLQPGRYGILGLKASWLLAVLLVTQPAIAKTDAETKLDLAAPMSEQMQANLKKNNKSFYTSAQVAAQPQPDAAGKSNAVQVIGIKLNPTPNGLEMILETADGTSPQVLTYGYKQTWVANIINAQLRLPEGKSKSFRQTNPVAGITSVTVSQLAANSIRVTVTGTSIPTGEVVTRNRTLVLSLTVPTIPTAQTPPAPESQPKPEVTPPESEDVTQEPTSTKPAQSAPGEELEIVVTGEQEVEGYNAPDASTATKTDTPLRDIPQSIQVIPRQVIEDQQVTEISDALRNVSGVTPRVDYGFSYTYNIRGFSDSRTLRNGFRIEAPTIAPSGIERVEVLKGPASVLYGQVEPGGIINFVTKKPLSDPYYAAEFTAGSYDFYEPSIDFSGSLTADGKLLYRLNASYQNFGSFIDFVDGEILSIAPVISYKIGDATTLTLEYEYLYSDRTYNDGLPIDPVTFELPISRYLGEPGDRIDETTNNLILSFDHRFDDNISLRTAFGASFSEGEDVACRVSEYDPETQEVSRFCVIDGSEYDDVYSWQTDLVAKFNTGSVQHQLLLGLELSQRNNGYENFEASGANINVFDPVYGEPIPPSDYSFKDDFTSNAVGLYLQDQIALLPNLKLLIGGRFDFTSFESRGYEQTVGEERIDRSNDFEDDAFSPRVGLVYQPIEPISLYASYSRSFVPNNTITASGELIEPTRGTQYEAGVKAELGNLSATLAAYEITKTNILTPDPDNPDFSIGVGEVKSRGIEFDLGGEILPGWNLVASAFINDAFVTEDNNLPVDDVLTNAPAEGASLWTTYEIQHGNLQGLGFGVGVFYVGDREAELPNELVLPSYVRADASIFYKRDNWRVGLNFKNLFDTKYYESSQNTALIYPGAPFTVLGTVAVEF, from the coding sequence GTGTTACAACCTGGGCGATATGGGATTTTAGGCTTGAAAGCTTCTTGGCTGCTTGCTGTTTTGTTAGTCACTCAGCCAGCGATCGCTAAAACTGACGCGGAAACTAAGCTAGATTTAGCAGCACCGATGTCCGAGCAGATGCAAGCTAATCTCAAGAAGAATAATAAAAGTTTTTATACAAGTGCTCAAGTCGCGGCTCAGCCACAGCCTGATGCGGCGGGTAAGTCAAATGCGGTGCAAGTAATAGGTATCAAGCTGAATCCAACGCCAAACGGCTTGGAAATGATTCTAGAAACCGCTGATGGAACCTCACCCCAAGTTTTGACCTATGGTTACAAACAGACTTGGGTAGCAAATATTATCAACGCCCAACTGCGTCTACCCGAAGGTAAGTCTAAGTCTTTTCGTCAGACTAATCCAGTTGCAGGTATTACTTCTGTCACCGTTAGTCAACTTGCTGCTAACAGTATCCGCGTCACGGTGACGGGAACATCAATACCAACAGGGGAAGTAGTCACAAGGAATCGCACCTTGGTTCTTAGTTTAACTGTACCTACAATTCCTACAGCTCAAACACCGCCAGCGCCAGAAAGCCAGCCGAAACCAGAGGTAACACCACCAGAATCAGAAGATGTTACACAAGAACCAACCTCAACTAAACCAGCCCAGTCAGCACCAGGGGAAGAACTTGAAATCGTAGTGACTGGAGAGCAAGAAGTAGAAGGATATAACGCACCAGATGCATCAACTGCTACCAAAACGGATACACCTTTACGGGACATTCCCCAATCGATTCAAGTCATTCCTCGCCAGGTAATTGAAGACCAGCAAGTAACAGAAATTTCAGATGCCCTGCGAAACGTTTCAGGTGTGACTCCACGAGTAGATTATGGCTTTTCGTATACCTACAATATTCGAGGATTTAGCGATTCTAGAACCCTGAGAAATGGATTCCGTATTGAAGCGCCGACAATTGCCCCTAGTGGCATCGAGCGAGTGGAAGTTTTGAAGGGTCCAGCTTCAGTATTGTACGGTCAAGTAGAGCCAGGGGGAATTATAAATTTTGTTACCAAAAAGCCTCTCAGCGACCCCTATTATGCAGCTGAGTTTACCGCTGGAAGCTATGACTTTTACGAGCCATCTATTGACTTTTCTGGATCATTGACTGCTGATGGAAAACTATTATATCGCTTGAATGCCTCTTACCAAAACTTTGGGAGTTTTATTGATTTTGTTGATGGAGAAATTCTCTCGATCGCACCTGTAATTAGCTATAAAATTGGCGATGCAACTACTCTGACTTTAGAGTATGAATATTTATATTCCGATCGCACGTACAATGATGGGCTGCCAATAGATCCAGTTACATTTGAGCTTCCCATTAGTCGATATTTAGGAGAACCAGGCGATCGCATTGATGAGACTACCAATAATCTCATCCTCAGCTTTGACCATCGCTTTGACGACAATATTAGTCTTCGCACTGCTTTTGGAGCTTCTTTTTCGGAAGGGGAAGATGTAGCTTGTCGAGTGTCTGAGTACGATCCAGAAACTCAGGAAGTATCTCGATTTTGTGTAATAGATGGCTCTGAATATGACGATGTTTATTCTTGGCAAACCGATTTGGTGGCTAAATTCAACACTGGGTCAGTGCAGCATCAACTACTACTGGGGCTAGAGCTATCTCAACGCAATAACGGCTATGAAAACTTTGAGGCTAGTGGAGCTAACATTAATGTCTTCGACCCCGTGTATGGCGAACCAATTCCACCTTCAGATTACTCTTTTAAAGACGATTTTACGTCTAACGCTGTAGGGCTATATCTACAAGACCAAATCGCATTGTTGCCTAATTTAAAACTACTAATAGGAGGCAGATTTGATTTTACAAGTTTTGAATCTAGGGGTTACGAACAAACTGTAGGAGAAGAACGAATTGACAGGTCTAACGATTTTGAGGACGATGCGTTTTCCCCGCGAGTGGGATTAGTTTATCAACCGATTGAACCCATTTCTCTCTATGCCAGTTATAGCCGTTCCTTTGTCCCCAACAATACTATAACAGCCAGTGGAGAGTTAATCGAACCAACTCGCGGCACGCAATATGAAGCCGGAGTTAAAGCCGAATTAGGAAATCTCTCAGCAACTCTAGCAGCTTATGAAATTACGAAAACCAATATTCTGACACCCGATCCCGACAACCCAGATTTCTCAATTGGAGTAGGAGAAGTAAAAAGTCGCGGCATTGAATTCGATCTGGGAGGAGAAATTCTACCTGGATGGAATCTAGTTGCCTCTGCTTTTATCAATGATGCTTTTGTGACTGAAGATAACAATCTTCCTGTTGATGACGTACTCACAAATGCTCCAGCAGAAGGAGCTAGTTTATGGACGACTTATGAAATTCAACATGGCAATTTACAAGGATTAGGTTTTGGTGTGGGAGTATTTTATGTAGGCGATCGCGAAGCCGAATTACCTAACGAACTCGTACTTCCCTCCTACGTGCGTGCCGATGCCAGTATTTTCTACAAGCGCGATAACTGGAGAGTGGGGCTGAATTTCAAGAATTTATTTGATACTAAATACTACGAATCATCTCAGAATACCGCCTTGATTTACCCAGGTGCGCCTTTTACAGTTTTGGGAACTGTGGCGGTAGAATTTTGA
- a CDS encoding PhoH family protein, producing the protein MAEPLTIALPTQAGAIALAGENEENLKTLARLTGATVVLRGQELYIYGTEKQIELSQQLVRSLEDLWSQGKSISNADILTARQALDTHRQGELQELQRDVLARTRRGDEVRAKTFRQRQYIQYIRTHDLTFCSGPAGTGKTYLAVVIAAQALLANQYERLILTRPAVEAGEKLGFLPGDLQQKVDPFLRPLYDALYEFIDQEKMANLMERGVIEVAPLAYMRGRTLNNAFVIVDEAQNTTPAQMKMVLTRLGFRSRMVVTGDMTQTDLPLQQQSGLTVALKILQHLEGIAFCEFSQKDVVRNPLVQRIVAAYEQYEK; encoded by the coding sequence ATGGCAGAGCCTTTAACGATCGCGCTACCAACTCAAGCTGGCGCGATCGCTTTAGCCGGAGAAAATGAAGAAAATTTGAAAACCCTGGCGCGACTCACAGGTGCTACAGTTGTGTTGCGCGGGCAAGAGTTATATATTTACGGCACGGAAAAACAAATTGAGCTAAGCCAGCAGTTAGTGCGATCGCTCGAAGATCTTTGGAGTCAGGGTAAGAGTATTTCAAATGCAGATATCCTGACGGCGCGTCAAGCATTAGATACCCATCGCCAAGGCGAACTGCAAGAATTACAGCGAGACGTTCTCGCTCGTACCCGTCGCGGCGATGAAGTCAGGGCAAAAACTTTTCGCCAGCGTCAGTATATTCAGTACATTCGTACCCATGACTTGACATTTTGCTCTGGTCCTGCTGGTACTGGTAAGACTTATTTAGCAGTGGTAATTGCTGCCCAAGCTTTGTTAGCAAATCAGTACGAACGGTTAATTTTAACTCGTCCAGCCGTGGAAGCTGGGGAAAAACTGGGCTTTTTACCAGGGGATTTGCAACAAAAAGTCGATCCGTTTCTCCGTCCCCTCTACGACGCATTGTATGAGTTTATCGACCAAGAAAAAATGGCTAACCTAATGGAACGGGGAGTCATTGAAGTAGCTCCTCTAGCATATATGCGGGGTCGCACGCTGAATAATGCTTTTGTGATTGTAGATGAGGCGCAGAACACGACACCAGCCCAGATGAAAATGGTGTTAACGCGGTTGGGATTCCGTTCGCGCATGGTTGTGACTGGGGACATGACTCAGACTGACTTACCTTTGCAACAACAATCAGGGTTAACAGTAGCGTTGAAGATTTTGCAACATCTCGAAGGAATTGCTTTTTGCGAGTTTTCTCAAAAAGATGTCGTTCGCAATCCTTTAGTGCAAAGAATTGTTGCGGCTTACGAGCAGTACGAGAAATAA
- a CDS encoding PepSY-associated TM helix domain-containing protein — protein sequence MTPLTPRFAKEKRTAGGVRLCVRSQSVIFEIIYSYMRAKRLRNLIFSIHRYIGLAVGLILILIGITGSLLVFHSDIDDWIVSQQFGVVIPQGQPISIDRTLEIAQAAHPQWKAVSVSIPKSDRHPFHVVMEEPNANPDIYLDGAHQVFVNPYTEKVMGDRLERFSYYRFLLNLHYRLFVEQPGVILTGTVALFLLIAAVTGTFLWSGWRKLSTGFKIKWKAHIKRRNFDLHKVVGITTAVFLSLTAITGFGWNFSDFTYPAIRTVTFSPIPNDDPVTSKPISGQAPITLTQAVEQAKAALPGMQLNSVDLPGSETGAISIYGLYGESWSTYGVAHIDRYNGKVLQVEDSRQPKSLGDRIINSFFDLHVGTFWGLPSRFLYVLVGFAPLVLFITGVVMWQHRRENKNKSKSVKIPVTSDR from the coding sequence TTGACTCCCCTAACCCCTCGCTTTGCCAAGGAGAAGAGAACCGCAGGCGGAGTGAGGCTTTGTGTGCGATCGCAATCTGTCATTTTTGAAATTATCTATAGCTATATGCGTGCAAAACGACTGCGTAATCTTATATTTTCAATTCACCGTTATATCGGCTTAGCTGTCGGGTTAATCCTAATTCTGATTGGCATTACAGGCAGCTTGCTTGTCTTTCACTCAGATATTGACGATTGGATCGTGTCTCAACAATTTGGGGTAGTTATTCCCCAAGGACAACCAATATCAATCGATCGCACCCTGGAAATTGCTCAAGCGGCTCATCCGCAATGGAAAGCTGTAAGCGTTTCCATCCCAAAAAGCGATCGCCACCCCTTCCATGTTGTGATGGAAGAACCGAATGCAAATCCAGATATTTATCTCGATGGCGCTCATCAAGTGTTCGTCAATCCCTATACAGAAAAAGTTATGGGCGATCGCTTGGAAAGATTCAGCTACTATCGCTTTTTGCTCAACCTACACTATCGTTTGTTTGTCGAACAGCCTGGAGTAATTTTAACAGGAACTGTAGCTTTGTTTCTGCTAATTGCCGCAGTTACAGGCACTTTCTTGTGGTCTGGTTGGCGCAAACTTTCAACCGGATTTAAAATCAAATGGAAGGCGCATATTAAGCGACGAAACTTTGATTTACACAAAGTTGTTGGAATTACAACAGCGGTTTTTCTCTCATTAACTGCCATTACAGGCTTCGGTTGGAACTTTTCAGATTTTACCTATCCGGCGATTCGGACGGTGACATTTAGCCCAATTCCAAATGACGATCCCGTTACTTCTAAGCCAATATCGGGACAAGCACCTATAACCCTTACTCAAGCCGTCGAGCAAGCTAAAGCCGCATTACCAGGAATGCAGCTAAATTCTGTAGATTTGCCTGGATCCGAAACAGGAGCGATTTCAATCTACGGCTTGTATGGCGAAAGCTGGTCAACTTATGGTGTAGCACACATCGATCGCTACAACGGAAAAGTTCTTCAAGTTGAAGATTCGCGACAGCCAAAATCGTTAGGCGATCGCATTATTAACTCATTTTTCGATCTGCACGTCGGTACATTTTGGGGTTTACCATCGCGCTTTCTCTACGTTTTAGTAGGATTTGCACCCTTAGTTCTATTCATCACTGGCGTTGTCATGTGGCAGCATCGCCGCGAGAATAAGAATAAAAGTAAGTCGGTAAAAATACCAGTAACCAGCGATCGCTAA